GTTCTGCTGCAAAAAATTTTGATGCTTTACACCCGATCATTACTACTCATACTAAAGATGTTATGTTGTGTAGTGACGATAAACACCCTGATGAATTAATCCATGGACATATCAATCTTCTGGTTAAAAGAGCCATTAAAGAAAACCATAATCTCTTTAAAGTCTTGTCCTGTGCAAGTTTAAATCCCGTTGAACATTATAACTTAGATGTTGGATTACTTCGATTAGGAGATTCTGCCGATTTTATTATGGTCAATAATCTAACTGATTTTTCAATACTCATGACAGTAATAAAAGGAAAGAAAGTTTTTGAACAAGGTCAAGTGAATTTTAATAGTGTCAAAGAAACAGCCTTAAATCATTTTAATGCACAAAAAAAACAAGTGGAAGAGTTCGAAGTACCGGTTAAAGGTGAAGAAATTTTGCTTATTAATGTGATTGATAAACAATTACTGACAGAAAAGGAAATGGTGAAACCAAAAATTGAAAATAATCTAGTTGTCACAGATCTAGAACGGGATATCCTAAAAATAGCCGTTGTGAATCGTTACCAAAACAATAAGCCAAGTTTAGGTTTTGTAAAAAATTTTGGTTTAAAATCAGGAGCTATTGCTTCGTGTGTCGCTCACGATTCTCATAATATAGTAGCGGTTGGTGTTGACGATGAATCAATTTGTCAAGCCGTAAATGCTATTATCGAAAACAAAGGTGGCATTGCTTTTGCAAATAAAGAAGTTGTCCATACACTTGCCTTACCAATTGGTGGAATAATGAGTAATGAAGATGGTTATCAAGTAGCTAAAAAATATGAAAATTTAAACGAGATAGTAAAAAATAATCAGTGCACCTTAACAGCCCCTTTTATGACTTTATCATTTTTAGCATTACTCGTGATCCCTCATATAAAACTTAGTGATAAAGGCTTATTTGATGTCGATCAATTTAGGTTAATTTCATTATTTACTCATTAGCTAAGGATTGATTAACTCGTTGCATTTTCACTTATTTTTTTTGAATACCTA
This DNA window, taken from Candidatus Rubidus massiliensis, encodes the following:
- the adeC gene encoding Adenine deaminase, whose translation is MSIFTVKGNVINLFSQTIYSAEIEVGNQKILRINKIEKDPHLPYILPGFIDAHIHIESSMLIPSEFAKIAVQHGTVATVSDPHEIGNVLGLEGVIFMIENSQKVPFHFYFGVPSCVPCTSFETSGATIGLKEIEHLFESYDLKYLSEMMNYPAVLANESLVMDKISLAKKYNKPVDGHAPGLMGEEAIQYIKAGITTDHECFKLDEALHKLKNGMKIIIREGSAAKNFDALHPIITTHTKDVMLCSDDKHPDELIHGHINLLVKRAIKENHNLFKVLSCASLNPVEHYNLDVGLLRLGDSADFIMVNNLTDFSILMTVIKGKKVFEQGQVNFNSVKETALNHFNAQKKQVEEFEVPVKGEEILLINVIDKQLLTEKEMVKPKIENNLVVTDLERDILKIAVVNRYQNNKPSLGFVKNFGLKSGAIASCVAHDSHNIVAVGVDDESICQAVNAIIENKGGIAFANKEVVHTLALPIGGIMSNEDGYQVAKKYENLNEIVKNNQCTLTAPFMTLSFLALLVIPHIKLSDKGLFDVDQFRLISLFTH